From a single Glycine soja cultivar W05 chromosome 19, ASM419377v2, whole genome shotgun sequence genomic region:
- the LOC114398326 gene encoding uncharacterized protein LOC114398326: protein MRSFSSSLFLLLFFFSSSLSNPQNAPLSLKGVDIERPVLEFSPSVLPGISGSLGVKDALRCERVRVSGISRVKLGSYANSYHVTLAPSVSIPEKLHSKIQVCFHRNETVGWCQCEKDEWRGVQKGVWNAVMSPYETRYVDVRINGEISGSVTVAIEEDFQQWRLVCLAVGLILLLLAPTVSRWVPFYYSTSMAIGIFLVIIILLFQGMKLMPTGRKNIFYLTIYGSVVGAGSFLLHQFSLILNSIFQSLGMSEEMHNPVAVFVILGIILAGAALGYLIVRRFVISKEDGSVDAGVAQFVKWAMRIIGSTFILQSTLDPLLAIGALISCGAACKLISAIKWLCGWYETSNDDYSLQWMRGRRGRAEFLSKSTPKGKHWSSPKGKLWNSPRRSAWSDSPVRGVVSPSSGISSQSSGTQAGQNYYSTFHKTRNRKKFTKQEWDEFTRESTKQALAEWAASPEFTDWIVEHADRIQVLPSESSDETMGSESDSTDRGSGRGFRLFNWQ, encoded by the exons ATGAGATCCTTCTCCTCTTCcctctttctccttctcttcttcttctcttcttcactCTCCAATCCCCAAAATGCCCCTCTCTCACTCAAAG GTGTTGATATTGAAAGGCCGGTTTTGGAGTTCTCCCCTTCCGTTCTTCCCGGTATTTCGGGTTCTCTAGGTGTTAAGGACGCTTTACGATGCGAGCGTGTTCGGGTTTCGGGCATCTCGAGAGTGAAACTTGGGAGCTACGCTAATTCGTACCATGTTACTTTGGCTCCCTCCGTTTCGATCCCCGAGAAGTTGCATAGCAAAATTCAGGTTTGCTTCCACAG GAATGAAACAGTTGGATGGTGTCAGTGTGAGAAAGATGAGTGGAGGGGGGTGCAGAAGGGGGTCTGGAATGCTGTTATGTCACCTTATGAAACGAGATATGTTGATGTGAGGATCAATGGAGAAATATCGGGTTCTGTTACAGTTGCTATTGAAGAAG ATTTTCAGCAATGGCGCCTTGTTTGTCTTGCAGTAGGATTGATACTGTTGTTGTTGGCTCCAACTGTTAGCAGATGGGTTCCGTTTTATTATAGCACTTCAATGGCTATAGGGATCTTTCTTGTCATTATAATCCTTCTTTTTCAG GGCATGAAATTAATGCCAACTGGAAGAAAAAATATCTTCTACCTTACCATATATGGTTCAGTG GTTGGAGCTGGGTCATTCCTTTTGCAccaattttctttgatcttaaattcaatttttcagAGTCTTGGGATGAGTGAAGAGATGCACAATCCA GTTGCTGTTTTTGTAATACTGGGCATCATCTTGGCTGGAGCTGCTTTAGGCTACTTGATCGTTAGGAGGTTTGTTATTTCAAAAGAAGATGGTAGTGTGGATGCTGGGGTTGCTCAGTTTGTGAAATGGGCTATGCGCATTATTGGATCCACTTTCATTTTGCAG AGCACTCTTGATCCTCTTCTAGCAATTGGAGCTTTGATCTCTTGTGGAGCTGCTTGCAAACTTATTTCTGCCATAAAATGGCTTTGTGGATG GTATGAAACTTCAAATGACGACTATTCGCTGCAATGGATGAGAGGAAGACGCGGTCGTGCGGAATTCCTTAGCAAGTCAACCCCTAAAGGGAAACATTGGAGTAGCCCTAAAGGAAAATTGTGGAATAGCCCTAGAAGATCAGCATGGTCTGACTCTCCTGTCAGAG GTGTTGTATCACCATCTTCCGGGATTTCGTCACAATCTTCAGGGACTCAAGCAGGGCAGAATTATTATTCAACTTTCCACAAGACCCGGAACAGAAAGAAGTTCACAAAGCAAGAGTGGGATGAGTTCACAAGAGAATCCACTAAGCAGGCTCTAGCAGAATGGGCAGCTTCTCCAGAATTCACTGATTGGATCGTTGAGCATGCAGACCGGATACAAGTCCTTCCAAGCGAGAGTTCGGATGAGACAATGGGAAGTGAATCGGATTCCACAGATCGAGGAAGTGGAAGAGGATTTCGGCTTTTTAATTGGCAGTGA
- the LOC114400805 gene encoding uncharacterized protein LOC114400805 isoform X1 codes for MYLPRHHILTRLSPYRRHFSHSAAAVLRPPGPEPLTYLDGFPRPDPKHDETILAIPRADSGKNISTKERRAGRLPSIVFEQEDGQHGGNKRLISVRTDQIRKLVNHLGRSFFLSRLFHLQVRAHFDSEDDFVETVRVLPRAIHLKAGTDAPLNVTFIRAPSNALLKVDVPLVFRGEDVSPGLKKGASLNTIKRTVKYLCPADIIPPYIDVDLSELDVGQKLVMGDLKVHPALKLLQSRDEAVVKIMGQRVSELQKKK; via the exons ATGTATCTTCCCCGCCACCACATCCTCACCAGACTCTCCCCTTATCGCCGCCACTTCTCCCACTCCGCCGCCGCCGTCCTCCGGCCTCCGGGGCCGGAGCCCCTCACCTACCTGGACGGCTTCCCCCGCCCCGATCCCAAGCACGACGAGACGATCCTCGCCATCCCCCGCGCCGACTCCGGCAAGAACATCTCCACCAAGGAACGCCGCGCCGGGCGGCTTCCGAGCATCGTGTTCGAGCAAGAAGACGGCCAGCACGGCGGCAACAAGCGCCTCATCTCCGTCCGCACTGACCAGATCAGAAAACTCGTCAACCACCTCGGCCGCTCCTTCTTCCTCTCCCGCCTCTTCCACCTCCAAGTCCGCGCCCACTTCGACTCCGAGGATGACTTCGTCGAGACCGTACGCGTCTTGCCCCGCGCG ATTCATTTGAAAGCTGGGACGGATGCGCCGTTGAATGTGACTTTTATTAGGGCTCCGTCGAACGCTCTGTTGAAGGTTGACGTTCCTCTTGTGTTCAGAGGAGAAGATGTATCGCCTGGACTCAAGAAAG GTGCTTCTTTGAATACCATCAAAAGGACTGTCAAGTACTTATGCCCTGCTGACATTATTCCCCCATACATTGACGTTGATCTAAGTGAGTTGGATGTGGGCCAGAAGTTGGTCATGGGAGATCTCAAAGTTCATCCTGCTTTAAAACTTCTTCAGTCAAGAGATGAAGCTGTTGTTAAAATTATGGGCCAAAGAGTTTCTGAActacaaaagaaaaagtaa
- the LOC114400805 gene encoding uncharacterized protein LOC114400805 isoform X2, which produces MYLPRHHILTRLSPYRRHFSHSAAAVLRPPGPEPLTYLDGFPRPDPKHDETILAIPRADSGKNISTKERRAGRLPSIVFEQEDGQHGGNKRLISVRTDQIRKLVNHLGRSFFLSRLFHLQVRAHFDSEDDFVETIHLKAGTDAPLNVTFIRAPSNALLKVDVPLVFRGEDVSPGLKKGASLNTIKRTVKYLCPADIIPPYIDVDLSELDVGQKLVMGDLKVHPALKLLQSRDEAVVKIMGQRVSELQKKK; this is translated from the exons ATGTATCTTCCCCGCCACCACATCCTCACCAGACTCTCCCCTTATCGCCGCCACTTCTCCCACTCCGCCGCCGCCGTCCTCCGGCCTCCGGGGCCGGAGCCCCTCACCTACCTGGACGGCTTCCCCCGCCCCGATCCCAAGCACGACGAGACGATCCTCGCCATCCCCCGCGCCGACTCCGGCAAGAACATCTCCACCAAGGAACGCCGCGCCGGGCGGCTTCCGAGCATCGTGTTCGAGCAAGAAGACGGCCAGCACGGCGGCAACAAGCGCCTCATCTCCGTCCGCACTGACCAGATCAGAAAACTCGTCAACCACCTCGGCCGCTCCTTCTTCCTCTCCCGCCTCTTCCACCTCCAAGTCCGCGCCCACTTCGACTCCGAGGATGACTTCGTCGAGACC ATTCATTTGAAAGCTGGGACGGATGCGCCGTTGAATGTGACTTTTATTAGGGCTCCGTCGAACGCTCTGTTGAAGGTTGACGTTCCTCTTGTGTTCAGAGGAGAAGATGTATCGCCTGGACTCAAGAAAG GTGCTTCTTTGAATACCATCAAAAGGACTGTCAAGTACTTATGCCCTGCTGACATTATTCCCCCATACATTGACGTTGATCTAAGTGAGTTGGATGTGGGCCAGAAGTTGGTCATGGGAGATCTCAAAGTTCATCCTGCTTTAAAACTTCTTCAGTCAAGAGATGAAGCTGTTGTTAAAATTATGGGCCAAAGAGTTTCTGAActacaaaagaaaaagtaa